In Microbacterium sp. ABRD28, the genomic stretch TCGTGCTGACCGAACCTGCGGCCGTCGTGTGGGCGGCCCAGATGAACACGATCGTGTTCCACCCCTGGGCGTCGCTGACGAGCAATACCGACAACCCTGTCGAGCTGCGGATCGACCTCGATCCGCAGCCGGGCACCGACTTCGCCGATGCCGCCGCGGTCGCGCCCGCCCTGCGTGACGTGCTCGCCGAGGCGGGGCTGACGGCGTTCCTGAAGACGAGCGGCAATCGCGGCATCCATGTGTTCTGCCCCATCGAGCCCGAGTGGGAGTTCCTCGACGTGCGGCACGCCGTCATCGCCGCCGGACGGGAGCTCGAGCGCCGGATGCCCGACCGCGTGACGACGAACTGGTGGAAGGAAGAGCGCGGCGAGCGCATCTTCATCGACTTCAACCAGGCCAACCGCGACCGCACGATGGCGGGGGCCTACAGCCCGCGGGCGCTCGCGGGCGCGACCGTCTCGACGCCGATCACGTGGGATGAACTCGCGCGTGTCGACCCCGCGGCCTTCACGGTGCGTTCGGTGCCGGCGCGGCTGGCCTCGGTCGGAGACCCGTGGCAGGGGATGCTCGAGACGCCGGGGCGCATCGACGTGCTGCTGGAGTGGTGGCAGCGCGACCTCGACGACGGGCTCGGCGAGCTGCCGTTCCCGCCCGACTTCCCGAAGATGCCGGGCGAGCCGCCCCGCGTTCAGCCCAGCCGCAAGAATCCGGAGAACTGGCCGAAGGAGTAGCGCGGTTCGTTCCCCGGCGAAGGGACGGATGCCGCGGCGCGCCTCGTGTCGAGCTTTTCCCGTTCGCCTGTCGCAAACGGCCCGCGTGGCCGCTCTTTGTGACAGGTGGCTCGCGCGCGGGGCTCCCGGCACGGGATGCCGCAGCGCGAGGTCGCGCGGTGTGCTCCTCAAACGGGAGCGGTTACCCTGCTTCCCCCGTCACGTTCGGCCCTGCCAGCGCGCGAAGCGGGGCGGATGTTGCCGGGGGAGCATGGGGCGCCCGGCTTCCTCCGTCACGTTGGCCCTGCCAGCGCGCGAAGCGGGGCGGATGTTGCCGGGGGAGCGGATGTCGGGCGGAACATTGCACGAAGATTGCGCGGCGCAGAGCGCGCCGAAAACCGCGCAACGGTCCTCATAGCGTCGGCGCGTGCCGGATGATCCGGCACCACGGACCGAGGGGGACCACCCATGCACACCACACCCGCACCCGCATCCGCCCACGCGCCGGAAGCGTCGACTCCGCTGCAGCGCCGATTGGCGGCCGCCGCCGCAGCGGGGCTGCTCGCCGCCGTCACGCTCACCGGCTGCACCTTCACACTCGGCGCCTCCGGCGCCGAACCCGGCGCAACCGAGCCGGCCGCCACAACGACGACCGACCCCGACCCCGACGTCACCGACCCCGGCGGCACCCGCCCGGCGGGCGGCGACGCGGGATTCGTCGAGACCGAGGCCGGTGCGATCGCGCTCTTTCAAGACCGCTGGTACGACAACTTCTGCTCCAGCGTCAACATCGCGATGGGCGACGAGAACTGCGTCGGCATCGCGATCGAGGCCCTCGAGATGATCGACGGCGCGGCCGACCGCGCCACCGCTGCCGGTGCCGACGATGAGCTCGTCACCGCGGCGACCGCGGCAGAAGACGCCGCCGCCGCGTTCCGCGCCGCCGAGTGCGACATCTCCACCTCAGACACCTGCGTCGGCCCGACCGACGACTTCACCGACGCGGTGCGCGCGTACGGCGACGAACTCACCGAGAGGCTGGCCGCGCAATGAATGCCGCGCGCTCTGCAAGGTCGGATTGCACGAACATTGCACGC encodes the following:
- the ligD gene encoding non-homologous end-joining DNA ligase translates to MASPFTMLTVPGPAGDREVRLSNPDRVLWPALGITKRELAEYLMAVSGPFLAANGNRPVSLERFPESVEGERFYSKNPPKGTPDYVEAVTVRYNSGRRHPQIVLTEPAAVVWAAQMNTIVFHPWASLTSNTDNPVELRIDLDPQPGTDFADAAAVAPALRDVLAEAGLTAFLKTSGNRGIHVFCPIEPEWEFLDVRHAVIAAGRELERRMPDRVTTNWWKEERGERIFIDFNQANRDRTMAGAYSPRALAGATVSTPITWDELARVDPAAFTVRSVPARLASVGDPWQGMLETPGRIDVLLEWWQRDLDDGLGELPFPPDFPKMPGEPPRVQPSRKNPENWPKE